Genomic window (Mesorhizobium sp. M4B.F.Ca.ET.058.02.1.1):
GTTTCAACCACGACGACCGTACGGAGAAGGCCCTCTTCACCAAGATTCCTTTCGATGAATTCACGAACTTCCCGTCCACGTTCGCCTATGAGCGCCACTATGACGACGTCAGCGGCGGCACCCTTTACGATCTGTGACAACAGCGTCGACTTGCCACCACCTGGCTCGCCATAAATCCCGATCCGCTGGCCCTCGCCGCACGTCAGCAGACCATCGAGGACACGGACCCCAAGCGGGAATGGCCGCTCAATCATGCGCCTCGTCATCGGATTGGGGGCTCTGCCATGCAGGGGCCGAGTTTCGACGGTCTTGATTTCGCCTTTGCCGTCCAATGGGCGGCAACGACTGTCGATCACGCGACCGAGCAAATCGCCGCCGACGGGCACCTCACGCATTCGGCCAGTGGCCACGACCTCTGCGCGGCTGGATAGGCCCACCAAGTCCCCGATCGGTGTCAGCAATACACCATCACCCGACAGGCCGATCACCTCGGCCTCGAGCGACAGCCCGGTTCGCGGGTCCTCTAGGAGGCAAAGTTCCCCAATACGAGTATCTGGCAAGACGGCATGAACCAGTGTGCCGATAGCCCGCGTGATCCGACCGCGCACCGCACGCGTGTCAATTCGCTTGGCCGCAGCCCTCAAAGACGAGATTGCTGGAACGAGAGCTCGAGTGTCGGCGTCAGCGTTATGTTCTGGGACGGGCTTTCTCATAGCTCGCCTTTTTCACATAGCGTCCCGAAACCAAGGCGCAGCGCGCGCATCTGGGCGTCAAGTCCCAGGTCGACATTGCCGTACTCGCTCCACAGCACGCACCGTTGCGGCGACAACGTCGGGTCGGGCTCGATCCGCACCCTTGGTCGACCATCCTGGCCGTCGCATCGAGCAAACTCTCGTGCAAGCATGTCGACTTGCATGGGAGAAACATGAAGGCAAACTTCGGCGCCGCTGTATTGACACTCTATGGCGTGACGAACAGCCCTCACCAGTAGCTCGCCCGGATCGAAAGCGCCGATAAGATCGCTCAATATTTCCATCACGAGCTGCGGCAATTCCTGCTCCAGAGCCGCCTTTCGTCGCGCGATTTCGGAGATTGTCTCCGCAATCAGCCCTGCCATCTCCTCGGTGCCTGCATTCGAGCCCTCCATGTGGCCGCGCACCCACGCCCGCTGGTAAACGGCGCGTGCCCAGTTTCGAACGCGCTGCCGATGCCGTTCTGCCGCGGCAAGCGCTTGCGCGGCGCTGTGCCAGGTTTCGAGCTCGCTCGCGGGTATCAGTGGTCCGATTGGACGCATCTGCGGCGCTATTGGCCCCTCGGAAAGTTCGGCTGTCATTTCACCGGGGTCTCTGTCTCAAAATGAGCTAGTACAAGTGAAAGCAATTGGCCGGCGGCGGTCCAATGCTCAGGTGCTGGAGTCTCCGCGGCAGTCCCCTCGGGCAACCGAAGAAGCACGCGGTTACGCTCGGTCGCTGAACTGTCCTGGAGCCAAGCCCCAAGACATGCATGTCCATCGTATTCGATTTGCTGAGCGAGTTTTTCTGGGTCCGCGATCAGTCTGTTCTCAACGGCATGCAGCAGGTGTCGGATTCCGAATGCGTGTGCATCCACGCCGATGCGTTTAACAAGGATGGCAAGCTCAGGCTGAGAGACAAACGCGACCAGCGAACGGGCATGCCAGATACTACCAGCAAGAAGGGCAGCTCGATATGGATCGTGCCCGCGTAGAAGGTCCGGCCTGCAGCCGATGTGGTTCAGATCCACGTCATAGTTGCCCAGCAATTCTGCCAGCCTTGGATGCAGTCTGGAACACTTCTGCAACTTCACTAACGTTTCTGCCGATAACGCTGGATCAAGACGCGCCGCTAGACGGGTCGGATGGGCCGAAGCCGCAAGCTCGCTCGCGCCCGGAAAACGCAATTGGTGCGGACCATCAGGTCGGGCGGTCTGTATAGGCATTGGCAATGAGATGTCACCCACGTCCAATTGCAGGCATTCTTTTGCGAATGGCCTCGACAGCAGAAGCATCCCGGCGCCCCTCGACCTTGGAAACGCCGGTTGATTGCTTGCGCCGACGCGTAGCAACGCTGACCAAGAGATAACAGGCCACTGCGAATACGGCTGCGGCAAAACCTGTCACGGTCGCCAGAATTGGCGCAGGAAGAGGTGTTGATGCTTGTGGCAAAACAGCAGTCGGATCGGGCCGTTGCTCGTGTGCGGACCGTTCTACCGGCACCAAAACCACTTCCACCTTATCGTAGGACAAGCCTTCGATGCTGTCGGCTACCAGCATCTTTATCTTTGGCAGCAGAGCCGCGACATTTGTTTTGGCGTCGTGCCTGATAAACACCGCGGCCGAGGATGGCGTGGCGCCGGCTCGCACAAGGTCGTTATGCGGCAGCACGACGTGAACACGTACAGAAAAAACGCCATCGATATCGCTGATCGTCCGCGACAACTCTTCGCTCAGGGCATACACGTAACGGGCACGCTCCTCGGTCGGCGAGGCAATCAGGCCTGATCCTTGGAATATCTCACCGAGGTTCTTGAAGGATTGGCGCGGCAACCCCTTGGCGTTCAGAAGGTTGATTGAGAAGGCGAGCAGCTTTTCGTCAACCTGGATCGTGCTGGTCCCATCCTTGGCGACCACCCGGATCGCGGCGACCCCGTTGTCTTCAAGAAGTGCGAGCATTTCATTTGCCTCACGCTCTTGCAATTGCGTGTAGAGGTCGGTTTTGCAAGCACTGAGGGCGACGAGAACTAGCAGCATGACAAGTCTAACCGACCGCCACCCTGACAGGCCACGCATGATTTCGCCCTCGGCCAAGCCAATCATGCGCGCGGTTCAGCCTTCCTTCAAAAGTTTATTCACGGATGATGTGACGCCGCTGACGCCTTTGGAGATAAGCGCCACCTGGGTGACGCCGTTGTAAACATCCCGAAGACCAGCCATCATCGTTTCGAAGTCTTGCCCTTGTTGAGGAATGCCCGAGATTCCGGTTCCCGCCTCACCTGCGACGGGAAGCTTCTGCGCCGGTCCCGGTAGAGCGCCCTTCGAAAGGGCTATGTCATGGTCGAGCGCGGGGAAGGAAACAGTGTTGTGTGGATATAGGGAGGAAATCGTCTGCAACACGCGATCGCCCATGCCGCTCGTCGGCGCAGCCGCGCGCTGAACATCCATCGCCGCAGCAACTGGCGCCGCACTCGCTGGCTCCGCGGCGGCATTGTTTTTCAGCGAGTCGGCTGCATGCCCTAAGGCGCGCTCAAACTGGGCCTGCTCGACAATCGACGGTGATCCGACCCTGGGGAGGCCAGCCGTTAGAGTGGCAGAGATCGACGTGACAGGCATCATCATGTAAGGACTCGGTTGCTCTCTCTGACCGGGCGGGCCCCGCCCATTCATCACCCGGTGTCGGCGCAACACTCCTAGGGGGGCAAGCTGACAACAAGCTGACTAACGGCGGCGTCATTTCGACATCTAAAATCTCTTCGGCAATTTAGTCACTTGTGATGATTTCAGCGTTTGGTTTATCAGTGCGACATGCCGAGAACGCTTATCCAACCCGTCACCCTGCATGTTTTGAGACTTCTCTGTGCCGGGTTTTTTCTGTCCACCGGGATTCACCCGGCGCACGCAGTCCCGCTGTCCCTTCCGGCGACACCCTATAGATACACGGTTCTGGATCAGGAACTCGCTGCAGCGTTGCAGGAATTCGGCAACAACCTGAATATCAGGGTCAACATCAGTCCTGCGGTGAAGGGGCGAATTCGCGGACGTATGCCTGATTTGCCACCGCGCGCGTTCCTCGACCGCTTGACGAACCTTTACGGTCTCCAATGGTACTATGACGGCCTTGTGCTCTATGTGTCTGCTGCACAAGAATCGCAAACTCGAATGCTTTTGATGACGTCGATTCGCTTCGATGCGTTCAAGGGGGCTCTCGACAAGCTTGATATCTCCGACGAGCGCTATGTGGTCAAACCCGTGCCAGGCAATGGCCTCGTCTTCGTTTCCGGTCCACCGCGCTTCGTCGCACTCGTGGAGCAGACCTTTAACGGCTTGGTGGCGGAGGCGCAGGCGCAGACTCACATAGCGGCCACGCCAAAGGAATCAGTGCTGATCTTGTTTCGCGGCTCCTCCACTACGGTCGTTCGCGACGGACGACCGGATGCTTCTTATTCTTCTGACATCCCACAACAGGATAGCGTTGGCGGGAAGCCTGAGCTGGGCAAGAAATGAACATTGAGGATTTGCCGCAGCTCTGAAGAACATGACTGCGGCTACCCCTTTGTGAACTCTTCGCAAACTCGTCAGTTTCTCGAAAGCTAATCCGCTCATGATGAGTCCCGGCAGCTCTCGCGGTGACTCCGGCCATTGTGTTGGACCGAACCTTGGAGCCGGCCCGGAACACAGCAATTGAAGGCAGGGCAGGCGCATTCGTGACCTGCCGACGCTTGGAATTGTCGAATTTTGTGAAACGCAAGGGATCTTCTGTCGGGGTCTCTTGTGGGGATTTCAACGTCACGTCTGAGGATGCACAATGTCGGCCAGCAATCTTTCAACTTTCTACCGCTCAAATTCGCTACAGTCCGCAAGGGGTTGGCCGGGCCTGAAAGTTTCCCATTTTGCGACCCAGCATCAGCAAAGTGCATCGTGCT
Coding sequences:
- a CDS encoding nodulation protein NolB, whose translation is MMMPVTSISATLTAGLPRVGSPSIVEQAQFERALGHAADSLKNNAAAEPASAAPVAAAMDVQRAAAPTSGMGDRVLQTISSLYPHNTVSFPALDHDIALSKGALPGPAQKLPVAGEAGTGISGIPQQGQDFETMMAGLRDVYNGVTQVALISKGVSGVTSSVNKLLKEG
- a CDS encoding nodulation protein NolU encodes the protein MLLLSRPFAKECLQLDVGDISLPMPIQTARPDGPHQLRFPGASELAASAHPTRLAARLDPALSAETLVKLQKCSRLHPRLAELLGNYDVDLNHIGCRPDLLRGHDPYRAALLAGSIWHARSLVAFVSQPELAILVKRIGVDAHAFGIRHLLHAVENRLIADPEKLAQQIEYDGHACLGAWLQDSSATERNRVLLRLPEGTAAETPAPEHWTAAGQLLSLVLAHFETETPVK
- the sctJ gene encoding type III secretion inner membrane ring lipoprotein SctJ is translated as MRGLSGWRSVRLVMLLVLVALSACKTDLYTQLQEREANEMLALLEDNGVAAIRVVAKDGTSTIQVDEKLLAFSINLLNAKGLPRQSFKNLGEIFQGSGLIASPTEERARYVYALSEELSRTISDIDGVFSVRVHVVLPHNDLVRAGATPSSAAVFIRHDAKTNVAALLPKIKMLVADSIEGLSYDKVEVVLVPVERSAHEQRPDPTAVLPQASTPLPAPILATVTGFAAAVFAVACYLLVSVATRRRKQSTGVSKVEGRRDASAVEAIRKRMPAIGRG
- the sctL gene encoding type III secretion system stator protein SctL translates to MTAELSEGPIAPQMRPIGPLIPASELETWHSAAQALAAAERHRQRVRNWARAVYQRAWVRGHMEGSNAGTEEMAGLIAETISEIARRKAALEQELPQLVMEILSDLIGAFDPGELLVRAVRHAIECQYSGAEVCLHVSPMQVDMLAREFARCDGQDGRPRVRIEPDPTLSPQRCVLWSEYGNVDLGLDAQMRALRLGFGTLCEKGEL
- the sctN gene encoding type III secretion system ATPase SctN, which encodes MRKPVPEHNADADTRALVPAISSLRAAAKRIDTRAVRGRITRAIGTLVHAVLPDTRIGELCLLEDPRTGLSLEAEVIGLSGDGVLLTPIGDLVGLSSRAEVVATGRMREVPVGGDLLGRVIDSRCRPLDGKGEIKTVETRPLHGRAPNPMTRRMIERPFPLGVRVLDGLLTCGEGQRIGIYGEPGGGKSTLLSQIVKGAAADVVIVALIGERGREVREFIERNLGEEGLLRTVVVVETSDRSAVERAQCAPMATALAEYFRDQGLRVALMLDSLTRFCRAMREIGLAAGEPPTRRGFPPSVFGMLPGLLERAGMGERGSITAFYTVLVEGDGTGDPIAEESRGILDGHVILSRAIAARSHFPAIDVLQSRSRVMDAVVSGTHRKAASIFRELLSRYAETEFLINVGEYKPGGDPLTDRAVASIDELREFLRQSEDDASDFEETVAWMSRLTA
- a CDS encoding secretin N-terminal domain-containing protein, which codes for MPRTLIQPVTLHVLRLLCAGFFLSTGIHPAHAVPLSLPATPYRYTVLDQELAAALQEFGNNLNIRVNISPAVKGRIRGRMPDLPPRAFLDRLTNLYGLQWYYDGLVLYVSAAQESQTRMLLMTSIRFDAFKGALDKLDISDERYVVKPVPGNGLVFVSGPPRFVALVEQTFNGLVAEAQAQTHIAATPKESVLILFRGSSTTVVRDGRPDASYSSDIPQQDSVGGKPELGKK